The DNA region TTTAAACGAGTATGCAATGTTGCAGAAGTACATTGACGGTGTAATTAATCGTTGCAGTGTCGATTTAAAAAACCTCAGAGCAAGATTGCCAAAACCAAATCAAAAGTAATGTCGTGATGAACTGATGGCCCCTCGTACTAACGAAATCCACGAGAAATAGAAGAGAGAAATATCTCCAATCGAATGAGGTTCTCGCAGACTTGATTGGGCGTGGTTCGAATCCCGTGTGATTGTTTCCAAATCTGAACCTAAGCAAATTCCCGTTTTGAACCTAAATAGGTATGGTAAACCGAACTGGACGCGATTAGAATAGCTCTTTACAGGCGGAAATTTTGAGCGACTTTTCATATTCACGCTATTCCAATTCTAAAAAATACATGATACGTTGGTACACAATTATCTAACTGCGCTCGAGATCACTCTTCTTACTGCGTGGATTCATTGTCAAAACACTTACAACGCTTTTAGCCTATCCGCGAGTATCCTCCCTAGCCTGATCCATCGTTTTGCTCTTCTCGGCTCTGCGCAGATGTTCTTCAGCAGAGGCCTTGAATATCACTGCCCACACCCTAATACCATCGAGCTCGTGCGTAATCAAAGCGTTCGCAAGGTCAATATGCCGAGCGAATAGCTCCACCCCGTAGCCTGTCCAGCCAAAACTGCACGTATGCGCGGTGAATTCGTCCAGAGCTTCCTTGAAAATTGGCGAATTCTTTCGAACCTGGCTCCAGTATGCGAAGGTGTTTGGATGGATTACCGGCATACCGTCAGTTAACTCGGGGTTTGGCAAGTGTCCCGCTAAATTAACGAGAACGGAGTCAGGTTGACGGGCCATCCATTTTTGAAATACTGCTGGATCGATCCTGTCCACGATTGATTCCAAAGATCCGTGGAGCACATAGGGTGCCTTGTAAGCATTAGCGAGGCGGTTTTCTAAACTTGCGAGAACCCGGTCGCCGTGATTGGAAGCCAAAGTTGCCAAAAGTTGAACAGACTTCGAGTATTCTTCGAGCTCACCACGGGAAGCAATCTCAATGACTTTTTCGGGAGCCGATTCGACTAATTTCTCCGCAACTTCCTGCCAAACGTAGTCGGCCATGGTGTCCCTAGCCGCACTCGCTGACTCCAACGCCGTCAAGGCGAGTCCAACGACCTTGTCGTCAATCATGCCAACCCTTATGAACTCGCCCGAAATGTGAATGCATGCGTTAGCGGCATCGAGATCGCCCTCGAGCATTTTTGAATGAGCGATATCGATCAGCTCCCATAACTCCTCGGACACGTCGTTCGAATCCCGCAAGTAGGTTCTTCCCAAAACCGAAACCGGCAAAGTCCCCGAGCCAACCAAGCTCGCCTGGAGTTTGAAACTTGCTGCTAAATCAAGTCTGTCAAAGAGGTTCAGGGCGACGACCCAATTCTCATCTTTGATAGAATCTGCCGTCTTGAGTGCCGCATCTTTGAACTCATGGTCGTTCGTAGCGCACTCATAAACAAAAGCATATAGAAACTGGCTACCTTCGCTGTGAGCCAAAACCCGAAGCACCTCTAGCCTTTGTTTCTTCGAAAACAGCGGGCAATACAGCTTCGCGAGTTCGCGCCCACCTGGGCTGGTTTTGTCCGCAAAAACGTCAATCGCCCTCCGGAAGACCTCTTCGCTCTCGCTTATCCTTTTGCCGAGTTCAACTGCCTCATGAGATAGCTTTTCGTTCGTATGAAATATGAAGTCATCCTGAAGCATGAAGGCCAATTCCTTCAGATCATCCGGTCTGCTGATAGCATTTAGGATAACGTCGATTTTTTCGTAGTAGGTAGACGACTCCTCTAGGTCTCGTCCTTGCTCTTCGCGGGCTTTCCCACGTAAATCTTTCAGCGCAGCAATCTTCTTCAATGTGAATTCAACTTTTTGGCGAGCTACGTTTGAAAATTTCGGGCTCTGCATGATGGTAAGCACCCCGGAAGTATCGCCCGAAAACGAAATCCAACGTAGAACTCCATCTGCGACAGCGTTGCTGAGAAGTTCTCTTTCTTCATCAGTTGCATCCTGTAGGGCCGTTGTAATGATATTTGGATACTTTTCGACGGCCAGGCGGCAGGGCGCTAAATAGAGCTTTTGGTCGTGGAGCCGTTGCGGAGCTTCCTTTCCCCCTACAACCCTGGAAGGAATTCCTAGTCCGGTGTGCGGGAAAAGGTTTGAAATGATCTTCGCAAGCTTGGGGATCGTGGTACGCGGATTATCCTGAATTCGCTTTTCGAGCAGGCTTAACCGTTCTTGGTAAGGGTAGATCGTATAATCGAAGTACGGCCTGAACCAGTCGCACCAGGCAGCTGTAGAGTCGTTCACGTAGGGCGTTTCAATCTCATACTTGACTAATTGAAACAGTACAGCTTCGCATTGCTCGAAGTACTGCGCGAATTGCGCCAAGTCTTTCAAGGGATCGATCAGCTCACGTCGTCCGAATCGTTCGCCTTCATAAAGCCACTCTTTGATGCCTTCTCCAGCATCGAGGACGCATTTGACAAGGATTGGCAAATATTCCTCGGGCGTTGCCAGCATTAGCTGAACAAATTCATGACCCATGCCATTGGCCATAGAAGACAGGGTGAGGTCTCCCATGGCTGGTTTAAAAAAAGCGAGCATTTCCGATTTCTCATCGCACTCGGGAAGCTCTTTCAACCGTTCGAGAATTTGACCGCGGAATTGGCCGGGATTGCCAAGGATATGCTCAATGATTCTTCGACTCTTGGCCCAAGTGTCGATTAGTGTCAAGTATGCCAATTTATTGCAACTTATGTAACTGACATGCTCGTTATGCTGGATCAGCATGTTTGATGTCGAGGATATTCGGCACTCTTCCTTGAAGTGATCTTCGTCGATTTCAGAAAGTTCGCAGAACGTTGTCCGATCTTCTGCTTTTAGGAACTTCACGAGTGAAAGGCATATAAATACTTTTAAGTCGCGGATATTTTGCTTGTCTTTCTGAATATCTAACAATAATTTGAAAATATCGATATTGCTGTAATCATTACGAAGATGAGTGCAGAAAATGTTTGCCAGCCTAATGTTCCTCCCAGCATCTCTGATATGTTGTGTGATAGCGCCTTCAGTTAGCGTAGGATGTCGGCCCTTTAGCAATGCGAAAAGCCCCTCTTCTCCGAGCGGATCAAATGAGAGCGCTTCGTGGCGTTTAGTTCGGATGTTCTGCCCGTGACCAATTAAGAGGCAACGGACGTTGTCTGGGATATCTTCCAGTCCAATTCTGGATTCATCATTGGAGTCGTCTAGGTAATCATCCACGATGATAAAAGCACTCATTCGATGTTGCTCAGCGAATTTCAAGAAGGCTTTTGCATCTTTAGGATTTTGAAAGTATAGGGTGGTGCCACCTAGCTGAGCAGTATTGACAACTGCTTCCAAAACACGTCTGGTTTTTCCTGTGCCTGGCGCTCCGTATCGATACGTTATTTTTCTGCCGACTTCAGTGCTTTGCGCGATTTGAACGAGCTCTTTCTTAAATTCTTCCTGACCTGGCGGAGGGGCAAAATTAGGTAAGTCGCTATGTCGGTTGCTGGATAATTCCACTTCACTGGTCACGCATCCGAAATTCGGGTGAAAGTGCTCTATAGCAATGACTGGTGTGACAGAAAGAAGCTCGGCCAACCGATTAAGGTCAATGATTAGCCCGTTTGGTGCATCAGGATTTATCTTGTCAATGATGGCATTTAGGTCAGTTTCTGCATTGGTAAGGTCTCCGTCGGCCAATGCCTTGCCAACGAACCAAAGCACTTGCTTGCCACCTTCGATGTCATCCCTGATGCGATATGTGCCCTCCGCTGCCTTTTTTGTAAGCTCCTCTTCTGCGACCGACTTAACAAATTCACCTGCCTTAAGCTGCACTACGCAACTCTCGGCAAGCTTGAACCCAAAAGGACATTGCCATGTGTCAGGGAACGTGAGGTAGCCATCGATTCCGCCATCCCCCAAATTCGTTTGCCCATTGATGCTCTCAGTACCGCCGACAAGCGGAACGTATGCCCGTGCCCACCTCTTTACGATTACAGTAAAGTCCTGGCCGCTCGACTCAAACAAGGTCTTTAGCGATACCGCGTCGAATTCTGTGCGAATAGTCATAGAGGAATTCCTACAAAGGCAAATGAAGCATGATTCGATTGTATCCGAAACATGCGCTATCATCAGCAAGTGCCTTGAATCTGCCCCCTCTTAGAAACACGGCAATGTAGAGGGGGTGAGTAAGAGGTGATTATAAAGGGATTAGCCCTTCAATCTAGGGGCTTCCAGCATAAAAATACTGTCGGCGGCTGAACACTGAAGATAGCTTCTAAGCTTTACGAAGTGGGACTGCTCGACCGGGCAATCCAGCTTGTCAAGTCCCAGGAAGTCGCAATAGTAGTTTAAGAGTGTGATGGAAGAGGTCAAGAGTACTCGTTCGGAACTCCATGGTTCGAATCCCGTCCGGTTATTTCTGATTTTGAACCTAAGTGAAAAACCAGTTCGAACCTAAACAGGTGTGGTACTCCGGACGGGATTCGAACCCGCGACCTTCGCCGTGAAAGGGCGACGTCCTAACCGCTAGACGACCGGAGCACGTGTCAGGGCCCTCCATTCTAGCCCATCGGCGGCAGACCCTTGCAACCGCCGATGGGACCCCAGTTATGGGAGGTCGGGGTTGGGCCCTTCGTATTCGGGGATCGCCTTTTGGCCAAGTTCCTTTCTAGCCGTGTCCAGCACGCCGCTATCAAACTTGCCGACCCGGCGGGCACCGGCGTAGCGCTTGTTGTAGTAATCCTTGCTCAGATTGTCGATCCGCACTTGCCCGCCGCCGCTGCTCGCGTGGATGAACTGGCCGTTGCCAATGTAGATCCCCACATGGCTCACACGGCTTCCCCGGGTGATGAAGAAAATGAGGTCTCCGGGTTGCAGGTCTTCGCGGGCGACCTTTTGGCCGGTTTGGGATTGCGAAATCGAGGTGCGGGGCAAGTTGACCCCATGTTTGGCAAAGACATACTGCACAAATCCGGAGCAGTCAAAACCTCCGCGGCTGGTCCCTCCCCAGCTGTAAGGCACGCCCATTTGATCCTTGGCCGTGGAGATGAGGGCAGCAGCACTACCAGAAGCGGCCGGGGCAGCCTTGGGTTTGGGAACCGGGTCGGTGGCGGTGGGGCTGGTGGGGCGGACAAAATCCCCGTGAACCCAACCAATCGTCCCATGGGCGAACTTGACTTTGTACCAACCGTTCTTTTGCAGGAGGACGTCGGCTACCCGACCCTTATCCACGGTCACGATTTTGGGAGCGCTTGTCGAGCAATCCTTGCGAACATTGACGTCGTCGCCGGTGATTTCTACTTTGAGCGGCGTGGCGGCGGGCTTGGCAGGTTCTTCGGCGGGTTTTGCGGGTTCCACGTTGGTGATGGTGGGACGCGCGTTTGAATCGGGTGTGTTGGGCAAGGCGGCCGGCTTTGCCGTGGCAACCGGGGCAGAATCCGTGACGGAAACCATGTCGCGTCGGATCCAGCCGGTCGTCCCCGATTCAAACCGGATTTTGTACCAGTTGTCTTTGAACTCGAGAACCTCGGCGGTTTGCCCCTTGTTCAGCCGGGCGATGCGGTTGAAATCTGTTCCCGGCCCATTACGCAAGATCACGTCCGATTTGGCGACCTTGGCCGTTTTGCCGCTGACTTTCATCCCAACCACCTGGGCCTTGGGTTTTGGCGTGGATTTGGGCGCCGGCTTAGCGGCTGCAGCCTTGGAGACCGTGACTTTTTGGCCGACTTGTAGCCGGTTCCAGTTGACTTCGGGGTTCAGTTTGTGGAGTTGCTCCACGGTGATCCCGTATTTCTTTGCGATCGTGTAATCGTTTTCCCCTTTGCCAACCGTGTGGGTTGCCGCAAAGGCTGCCATGGCCAACGTAAAGGTAGCGATGGCGACCGTGATCAGCTTCTTCATGTGTTTCCCAGTTCTCTCCTTTGTGCGGCAGGGTAAAAAGCGCCGGCAATCTTTATGGGTAGATCCCAGGCCTTTATACCACTTTTGCCCCCCAGGGACCCGGGCGCGGCTCCCAACACAGGTTCTGTGCCACCCCGGCACCCTTGCAGACGAGTCGGCACCGCTGAAGTTCGCCGACTGGTAAATTTTCGCGAGAAATGGTCGATATCGTGGTGGTCAACTGGAACACCAGGGAGAAGCTGAGAGCGTGTTTGGCCTCGTTGCAGGTTCAATCAATGCTCCCAAGCCGGGTGATCGTCGTCGACAACGCCTCGACCGACGGTTCGGCCGAAATGGTCCGAACCGAATTCCCGGGGGTCGAGTTGCTTGCCCAGGAGGTCAACCTGGGTTATGCCAAGGGCAATAATCTTGGCCTCAAATCGGCAAAATCCGAGTACATCCTGCTCCTCAACCCCGATACAGAGTTGCCAGATGACAATCTGGCCGCGGCCACCGCTTGCTTGGCCAGCCACCGGGATTGCGGGGCAATGAGCGTCAAATTCATTGGACCAGATGGTGAAGTTCAACGGTCTGTCCGCGGATTCCCAACGATTTTGGGGGTTTTGGGCATGCTGACCGGATTGGATCGGCGGTTTCCATCCGGACCGTTGGGTTCCTATTCGTTGCCGGGGTTCGATTATGCGCGGAGCCAATTAGCCCCTCAACCCATGGGGACTTACCTTTTGTTCCGGCGGTCCGTTTTGGGCAAGTTTTGCGACCCAGAGTCGCCATTTGATGAAGATTTCCCGATTTACTTTAACGAAGTGGACCTGCTTTACCGCATGCAGTTGGCCGGATTCCACTGTTGGTATGAAAGCAATCTTTCCATCTTCCACCATCACGGGGCAAGCACCAAGCAGGCTCGAAAAAGTATGATCTGGGAATCCCACCTGAGCCTGATCCGTTACTTTGACAAGCATGCCACCGGAATCCGACGACTCGCCCTTCCCGCCATCGCCGCGGCAAGCGTGGCCGGGGCAATCGTCCGATCCCGCGGGTTCAGCCGGGGATTTGCCCCTTAGCATCACGATTTGCAGTTGGAACACGATTGACGACACCCGCGCATGCCTCCAAAGTCTGCGGGAATCAGGGACGGAGGCAGAATTCGAGGTGATCGTGGTGGACAACAATTCCGAAGATGGTTCGCCCGAGATGATTGCGACAGAATTCCCTGAATTCACCCTTCTCGCTCAATCGCGGAACTTGGGGTTCACCGGCGGGCACAATTTGGCGCTAAAGCATGCCAGTGGCGAACACAAAGCCCTCTTAAACTCCGACACGGTTGTCCACCCGGGGGCGGTGGGGACAATTTTGGAATTCATGGCCACGCACCCAGAAGCTGGGGTCGTCGGCCCAAAACTGCTGAACCCCGACGGCACCCTCCAATATTCGTGCCGCCGATTCCCAAACCCAGTAGCGGCGGCATTCCGGAACACCCTTCTAGGCAAGTTATTCCCCAACAACCGGTACACAAAGGATTACCTGATGCAAGATTGGGGTCATTCAGAACCCCGCGAAGTGGATTGGGTCAGCGGAGCTGCCCTTTTCATCCGAGGCGATTGCTTGCAAGCGATCGGCCCCTTGGACGATTCTCTTTTCATGTTTTGCGAAGACGTGGATTGGTGCAAGCGGGCCTGGAATGCGGGGTTCAAGGTGATGTATTGCCCGCAGGCCGTGATCACGCATGCGATTGGCAGGAGCACGGATAAAGCCCCAAACCGCATGATCGCCCGGTTCCACCGTTCGATGTTCCGTTACTACAAAAAGCACAATGTCCGCGAGGCACCCGCCGTTGCCAGGCCCTTTTTGTTGGCATTTGCCGCTTGCGCGCTTTCTGCGCGCGCCTCGATATTTTTGGTGAAGAATAAGGTCGATGTTTTGAGGAGGAAGATTCGGCGATGACCAAAGACTCGAAATCAAAACCGGGAATGGATTTTTGGCTCTTGGTGTTTGCCGCCGCCTTGGCCCCTCTTGTCGGCGGCCACGTGGCGCTAGAAGCCAGGCCAATCGACTTGGGGATGTTCGGCGAGCTGTTTGGCGGAGGGGCCCTTCCCTATTTGGCCCGGCTGATCGTTGGGGCGCCGATTCTGTGCGGTTTGTTCCTGATGGCAATGCGGGACCGGGTGATCCAGTTGCCCAATATCAGAATCATC from Armatimonadota bacterium includes:
- a CDS encoding C40 family peptidase, with the protein product MKKLITVAIATFTLAMAAFAATHTVGKGENDYTIAKKYGITVEQLHKLNPEVNWNRLQVGQKVTVSKAAAAKPAPKSTPKPKAQVVGMKVSGKTAKVAKSDVILRNGPGTDFNRIARLNKGQTAEVLEFKDNWYKIRFESGTTGWIRRDMVSVTDSAPVATAKPAALPNTPDSNARPTITNVEPAKPAEEPAKPAATPLKVEITGDDVNVRKDCSTSAPKIVTVDKGRVADVLLQKNGWYKVKFAHGTIGWVHGDFVRPTSPTATDPVPKPKAAPAASGSAAALISTAKDQMGVPYSWGGTSRGGFDCSGFVQYVFAKHGVNLPRTSISQSQTGQKVAREDLQPGDLIFFITRGSRVSHVGIYIGNGQFIHASSGGGQVRIDNLSKDYYNKRYAGARRVGKFDSGVLDTARKELGQKAIPEYEGPNPDLP
- a CDS encoding glycosyltransferase family 2 protein, translated to MVDIVVVNWNTREKLRACLASLQVQSMLPSRVIVVDNASTDGSAEMVRTEFPGVELLAQEVNLGYAKGNNLGLKSAKSEYILLLNPDTELPDDNLAAATACLASHRDCGAMSVKFIGPDGEVQRSVRGFPTILGVLGMLTGLDRRFPSGPLGSYSLPGFDYARSQLAPQPMGTYLLFRRSVLGKFCDPESPFDEDFPIYFNEVDLLYRMQLAGFHCWYESNLSIFHHHGASTKQARKSMIWESHLSLIRYFDKHATGIRRLALPAIAAASVAGAIVRSRGFSRGFAP
- a CDS encoding glycosyltransferase family 2 protein, with amino-acid sequence MPLSITICSWNTIDDTRACLQSLRESGTEAEFEVIVVDNNSEDGSPEMIATEFPEFTLLAQSRNLGFTGGHNLALKHASGEHKALLNSDTVVHPGAVGTILEFMATHPEAGVVGPKLLNPDGTLQYSCRRFPNPVAAAFRNTLLGKLFPNNRYTKDYLMQDWGHSEPREVDWVSGAALFIRGDCLQAIGPLDDSLFMFCEDVDWCKRAWNAGFKVMYCPQAVITHAIGRSTDKAPNRMIARFHRSMFRYYKKHNVREAPAVARPFLLAFAACALSARASIFLVKNKVDVLRRKIRR